From a region of the Salinispira pacifica genome:
- a CDS encoding sigma-54-dependent transcriptional regulator: MNTVLVIDDEQGIREILEDILSDEDYRVFTAEDGYKGLEILKIEPVDLVFLDIWLPGIGGIEVLQKIRDEFPGVEVVVISGHANIEMAVKAIKLGAYDMLEKPLSMDRILLLCRNIFELEDLRRENRALKAQLGADQEMVGSSEGIDKIRSVIVQAAASNATVLITGENGTGKELVAREIHGKSARKNQPFIPVNCAAIPDNLIESELFGHEKGAFTGASGRKKGKFELASGGTLFLDEIADLSLSAQAKILRAIQEMRIERLGSEESISVDVRLLAATNRNMQKMIQDGEFREDLYYRLHVVPINVPPLRERGEDIRILGEYFLGRYGGDKRSFSEEAMTRLKEYPWPGNIRQYKNVIQRISVLSDESVISQESVDFALKGEMSRGAGQISNELEEYGEMGLMEAKDAFERKLILQKLEETGYNITKAAQRLGIYPSNLHNKIRKYGIETKR; this comes from the coding sequence ATGAATACCGTACTTGTAATTGACGACGAACAGGGAATCCGTGAGATTCTTGAAGATATACTCAGCGACGAGGATTATCGGGTATTTACTGCCGAGGACGGATACAAGGGGCTGGAAATACTGAAGATCGAGCCTGTGGATCTGGTATTTCTTGATATCTGGCTGCCGGGCATCGGCGGCATTGAAGTTCTTCAAAAAATCCGTGATGAGTTTCCCGGCGTCGAAGTGGTTGTGATCAGCGGTCACGCAAATATTGAGATGGCCGTAAAGGCCATAAAACTGGGCGCATACGATATGCTGGAAAAGCCGCTGAGTATGGACAGGATTCTTCTGTTATGCCGGAATATTTTCGAACTTGAGGATCTGCGGAGGGAGAACCGCGCTCTGAAAGCCCAGCTTGGAGCGGACCAGGAAATGGTGGGCTCCAGCGAGGGAATCGATAAAATCCGTTCGGTAATCGTTCAGGCGGCGGCAAGCAATGCCACGGTGTTGATCACCGGGGAAAACGGTACCGGAAAGGAACTGGTTGCCCGGGAAATTCATGGCAAGTCCGCCAGAAAAAACCAGCCCTTTATTCCGGTGAACTGCGCGGCCATTCCGGATAATCTCATCGAGAGCGAGCTTTTCGGCCATGAAAAAGGTGCGTTCACCGGTGCTTCCGGCAGAAAAAAGGGAAAGTTCGAATTGGCCTCCGGAGGGACCCTGTTCCTGGATGAGATCGCCGATCTCTCCCTTTCCGCCCAGGCCAAAATACTCAGGGCCATCCAGGAAATGCGCATTGAACGGCTCGGCAGCGAAGAAAGCATCTCCGTTGATGTGCGGCTCCTGGCAGCCACCAACCGGAATATGCAGAAGATGATACAGGACGGTGAATTCCGGGAAGACCTGTATTACCGGCTTCATGTTGTCCCCATCAATGTTCCACCGTTGAGGGAGCGGGGAGAAGATATCAGGATCCTGGGGGAGTATTTTCTCGGCCGCTATGGAGGAGATAAGCGGAGTTTTTCAGAGGAAGCCATGACCCGCCTGAAGGAGTACCCCTGGCCGGGAAATATCCGCCAGTACAAGAATGTAATTCAGCGGATCTCGGTACTTTCCGATGAATCTGTGATCAGCCAGGAGTCCGTGGACTTTGCCCTGAAGGGGGAAATGAGCAGGGGCGCCGGCCAGATCTCCAATGAACTGGAAGAATACGGCGAGATGGGGCTGATGGAAGCAAAAGATGCGTTTGAGAGGAAACTGATCCTTCAAAAACTTGAAGAGACTGGGTATAATATAACCAAAGCTGCGCAGCGTTTAGGTATTTACCCCAGTAATCTTCACAATAAAATTCGAAAGTACGGAATAGAAACGAAGCGATGA
- a CDS encoding sensor histidine kinase: MNRSAGSGLSSLISLVFFYFFLIILLVLFAGQVLNSENQDNELYLVILWFAALIVPVVLLFSIFSNLLRLLRERRDNAPGSVLKTRLIIYFLIMVILSAGPQAALSLSFIRVIGDTWFNDEIGEALENSLDITVNIQQTLSSELEEFAFSSLFENLSERAGENPARYFVQLSQIRPSLDALQIFDSEGEMLYFNGDEEAAIEYSSSFLQDEGLVIRDVRRDRSFIRILRNISSPERDLSIILIEELPRGFGEKTLKIVSALELFSQYREIKDLLFTGIIIFYGVFSLPLVFLAILAGFYLSDVLIRPIVNLEQATRRVAEGDFSFRILGRSREELGHLVESFNGMIAELERSRTQLVQSERVSAWKDIAQRLAHEIKNPLTPIKLSAERLKRKYEREGADFPRVLENSVATITREVDHLAGLLTEFRDFARLPYPQPREVSLKQLIQDVLDVHRIPHVDVILEHIQDDTMVFVDPAQFRQVLGNLVKNAVEAIGQNPGELRFESQILSSSGKRFQRIQIKDDGEGMDEETSSQIFNPYFTSKAGGTGLGLAIVQRIIQDHGGEIRVESEPGMGARFYIDLPILEQ, encoded by the coding sequence ATGAACAGATCCGCCGGCAGCGGTTTGAGCAGTCTTATCAGTCTTGTGTTTTTCTATTTCTTTCTCATTATTCTGCTGGTGCTGTTCGCCGGACAGGTTCTGAACAGTGAGAATCAGGATAATGAGCTGTATCTGGTGATACTCTGGTTTGCGGCGTTGATTGTCCCGGTAGTGCTTCTATTCAGTATCTTCTCCAACCTGCTGCGTTTGCTCAGGGAGCGGCGGGATAATGCACCCGGTTCGGTACTGAAAACCCGGTTGATTATCTACTTTCTCATTATGGTGATTCTTTCTGCCGGACCCCAGGCGGCATTGAGTCTCAGCTTTATCAGAGTAATAGGCGATACCTGGTTTAACGATGAGATCGGTGAGGCTCTGGAGAACAGTCTGGATATTACCGTGAATATTCAGCAAACTCTGAGCAGCGAGCTTGAAGAGTTTGCCTTTTCATCCCTCTTTGAAAATCTCAGTGAACGCGCCGGAGAGAATCCCGCCCGCTACTTTGTGCAGCTGAGCCAGATCAGGCCTTCGCTGGATGCCCTGCAGATTTTTGATTCAGAGGGTGAAATGCTCTATTTCAACGGTGATGAAGAAGCAGCTATTGAATACTCATCCTCGTTTCTCCAGGATGAAGGTCTGGTGATCCGTGATGTCCGCAGGGACCGGAGTTTCATACGAATTCTCCGGAATATATCCAGTCCGGAACGTGATTTGAGTATCATCCTCATCGAGGAGCTTCCCCGGGGCTTCGGGGAAAAAACTCTGAAAATTGTTTCGGCCCTGGAATTGTTCAGTCAGTATCGGGAAATCAAGGATCTGCTGTTCACCGGCATCATCATTTTCTACGGAGTATTTTCCCTGCCTCTGGTTTTCCTGGCAATTCTGGCGGGATTCTATCTCAGCGATGTCCTCATCAGACCCATTGTGAATCTGGAGCAGGCCACCAGAAGGGTGGCGGAAGGAGATTTCAGTTTCAGAATTCTGGGTCGGTCCCGGGAAGAGCTGGGGCATCTTGTGGAGTCTTTTAACGGGATGATAGCCGAGCTTGAGCGTTCCCGTACTCAGCTGGTGCAGAGCGAACGGGTTTCCGCCTGGAAGGATATTGCCCAGCGACTTGCTCATGAGATCAAGAATCCTCTCACTCCCATCAAGCTGTCCGCAGAACGGCTGAAGCGCAAATACGAGAGGGAGGGTGCGGATTTTCCCCGGGTGCTGGAGAATTCGGTTGCCACCATCACCCGGGAAGTGGATCACCTGGCAGGGCTGCTTACCGAATTCAGGGACTTCGCCCGGCTTCCTTATCCCCAGCCCCGGGAGGTGAGCCTGAAGCAGCTGATACAGGATGTGCTGGATGTGCACCGGATACCCCACGTGGATGTTATTCTGGAACATATTCAGGATGATACCATGGTGTTTGTGGACCCCGCCCAGTTTCGGCAGGTGCTTGGAAACCTGGTGAAAAATGCGGTGGAGGCTATCGGTCAAAATCCCGGCGAATTACGCTTTGAGAGTCAGATTCTCAGCAGTTCCGGGAAGCGGTTTCAGCGCATACAGATTAAGGATGACGGGGAGGGAATGGATGAGGAAACTTCATCCCAGATTTTCAATCCCTATTTCACCAGTAAGGCCGGCGGAACAGGTCTCGGGCTTGCCATTGTGCAGCGTATCATTCAAGATCATGGCGGAGAGATTCGGGTGGAAAGCGAACCGGGCATGGGCGCCCGTTTTTACATCGATCTCCCCATACTGGAGCAGTAA
- a CDS encoding HPr family phosphocarrier protein, with amino-acid sequence MTEKVIVVKNRAGIHARPAAMIVQTAGRYDSRIFFKKDHEEINAKSIMGVITLGAAYNTEITISADGEDEEDAVNAIARLFETRFEEE; translated from the coding sequence ATGACCGAAAAAGTTATTGTGGTAAAGAACAGGGCGGGAATTCATGCCCGTCCAGCAGCCATGATTGTACAGACAGCCGGCCGTTACGATTCACGAATTTTCTTCAAGAAAGACCATGAGGAAATCAATGCAAAATCAATAATGGGGGTAATAACCCTTGGTGCGGCGTATAATACTGAAATTACCATCAGTGCAGATGGTGAGGATGAAGAAGATGCTGTTAATGCCATCGCACGGCTCTTCGAGACCAGGTTTGAAGAAGAATAG
- the hprK gene encoding HPr(Ser) kinase/phosphatase, translating to MKAFTVLDLLNMDLKEQDALSLRCIAGRQGLTREIKIPDLNRPGLALSGFFDNFAFERIQLFGRGEHAYLDMIHTNPDSRHLMDNVRTLFDSDIPCAVLTHDLDPTDEMIAMAKETGTPILQTDLSTSEFSARLLRALSNVFAKMITTHGVLMEVFGIGIFITGDSGVGKSETALELIHRGHRIVADDSVEIKNVAGNILVGAGANRALGHHMEIRGLGIINISHLFGVGAIRETKQIQLIIELEHWDAEKEYDRIGAEEKKKEILGIKVPYHVVPVKPGRNIPIIIETAAMNERLKKMGYYSAKEFNQSVMKWLESENARKLYMHKKEMLDQLKDPNYDVDERR from the coding sequence ATGAAAGCATTTACCGTTTTAGATCTGCTCAATATGGATTTAAAGGAGCAGGATGCCCTGAGCCTCCGCTGCATAGCGGGGCGCCAGGGTCTTACCCGGGAAATCAAGATTCCTGATCTCAATCGTCCCGGTCTCGCACTGAGCGGATTTTTCGACAACTTCGCATTTGAGCGTATTCAGCTGTTCGGCAGGGGTGAACACGCCTATCTTGATATGATCCACACAAATCCGGACAGCCGACACCTGATGGATAATGTACGCACCCTGTTTGATTCGGATATCCCCTGTGCAGTTCTCACCCATGACCTGGATCCCACAGATGAGATGATTGCCATGGCCAAGGAGACAGGGACGCCCATACTCCAGACGGATTTAAGCACCTCGGAATTCAGTGCAAGACTCCTGCGGGCGTTAAGCAATGTTTTTGCGAAGATGATTACCACCCATGGTGTACTCATGGAGGTGTTCGGAATCGGAATTTTCATAACCGGAGATTCCGGAGTGGGAAAAAGCGAAACAGCGTTGGAGCTTATTCACCGGGGGCACCGGATAGTTGCGGATGATTCGGTTGAAATAAAAAATGTTGCGGGAAATATTCTGGTGGGCGCAGGTGCCAACCGGGCTCTGGGCCATCATATGGAAATCCGCGGGCTGGGGATTATAAATATCAGCCATCTTTTTGGAGTGGGAGCGATCCGTGAAACCAAGCAGATTCAGCTGATTATCGAACTCGAGCACTGGGATGCGGAAAAGGAATACGACCGTATCGGAGCCGAGGAGAAGAAAAAGGAAATTCTGGGTATTAAGGTTCCCTATCATGTTGTTCCGGTGAAGCCCGGAAGAAATATCCCCATAATTATCGAGACTGCAGCCATGAATGAACGCCTGAAAAAAATGGGATACTACTCGGCGAAAGAGTTTAATCAGAGCGTTATGAAGTGGCTGGAGAGTGAAAATGCGAGGAAGCTGTATATGCATAAAAAAGAGATGCTTGATCAGCTGAAAGATCCTAATTACGACGTGGATGAACGCCGCTGA
- the hpf gene encoding ribosome hibernation-promoting factor, HPF/YfiA family, with the protein MRVDIKGVHYQITDVTRNFLESKLEKINYAEDYIVDLMFTLAKDHDAWIAEVNVNFRWGVTAHLKEDTFNLHESIEKLVDRLDQKIRKEKEKVQDKHR; encoded by the coding sequence ATGCGTGTAGACATCAAAGGTGTTCATTATCAGATTACCGATGTTACCCGGAATTTTCTTGAGTCCAAGCTTGAGAAAATCAATTATGCCGAAGATTATATTGTGGATCTGATGTTCACCCTGGCCAAGGACCATGATGCCTGGATAGCCGAGGTGAATGTAAATTTCCGTTGGGGGGTTACGGCCCATTTGAAGGAAGACACCTTTAACCTGCACGAATCAATAGAGAAGCTTGTGGACCGTCTTGATCAGAAAATCCGAAAGGAAAAGGAGAAGGTTCAGGATAAGCACCGGTAA
- the rpoN gene encoding RNA polymerase factor sigma-54 — MQYQRPALVQTQKLKLSPQMLQSIQIMALPLQDLKARIDQELDENPALEVLEDRETISLDSMPEKNSEVESYFENSSDPGFSSSYDQAAADSKQSFMENALSKPESLREHLIWQLRLQPIPEEFFQIGELLIRNLDENGFHLEDPELLVSQDQHPAMKEMISIIQRFDPPGCCSADYIESLKIQASLVVDVPEAIYPLIEKHLQALDRGKYRDIARAEKIPEEEVLHCLEILKSLTPFPGREYSSAEPTYVIPDVAVTRENGEFRIMVNEEEIPVLGLNSFFDQVFQESGNNDQPGHAEAKSFVTSKIRDARWFINSIQQRHDTLKKVALAIVEYQRDFFIHGPKSIVPLTLKNVAEDIGVHEATVSRLTRGKYMQTDFGIFELKYFFTNAVTGTRKGGGSYGKEAVKAIMKEILEAEADRHLSDQKISDLLEKRGIKIARRTVAKYRKELDISSSYNR, encoded by the coding sequence GTGCAGTATCAGAGACCGGCACTAGTACAGACACAAAAACTCAAGCTGAGTCCGCAGATGCTGCAGTCCATTCAGATTATGGCTCTTCCCCTTCAGGATCTCAAAGCCCGGATTGACCAGGAACTGGACGAAAATCCTGCTCTGGAAGTGCTCGAAGACCGGGAAACCATCTCCCTGGATTCCATGCCGGAGAAAAACAGCGAAGTTGAAAGCTATTTTGAAAACAGCTCAGACCCCGGGTTTTCTTCAAGCTACGATCAGGCTGCGGCTGACTCTAAACAGAGTTTTATGGAAAACGCCCTATCCAAACCCGAGAGCCTTCGGGAGCATCTGATATGGCAGCTTCGCCTCCAGCCTATTCCCGAGGAATTTTTTCAGATCGGCGAGCTGCTTATCAGGAATCTGGATGAAAACGGTTTCCATCTGGAAGATCCTGAACTGCTGGTATCGCAGGATCAGCATCCGGCAATGAAGGAAATGATCTCTATTATCCAGCGATTCGATCCTCCAGGGTGCTGCAGCGCAGACTATATTGAAAGTCTGAAAATCCAGGCCTCACTGGTGGTTGATGTCCCTGAAGCCATCTATCCTCTGATTGAAAAACATCTGCAGGCCCTGGACCGGGGGAAATACCGGGATATTGCCCGTGCTGAAAAAATCCCGGAAGAAGAGGTGCTGCACTGCCTGGAAATCCTGAAGAGCCTCACTCCCTTTCCCGGAAGGGAATATTCCAGTGCCGAGCCGACCTATGTAATCCCGGATGTGGCAGTTACCAGGGAGAATGGTGAGTTCAGGATCATGGTGAATGAGGAGGAAATTCCGGTTCTGGGATTGAACTCATTCTTTGACCAGGTTTTCCAGGAGTCGGGAAACAACGATCAGCCCGGCCACGCAGAGGCAAAGAGTTTTGTCACATCCAAGATTCGGGATGCCAGATGGTTCATCAACAGCATTCAACAGAGGCATGACACCCTGAAAAAAGTTGCTCTTGCCATTGTGGAATATCAGCGTGATTTTTTTATTCATGGACCCAAGAGCATAGTTCCCCTTACATTAAAGAATGTGGCTGAAGATATCGGAGTTCATGAGGCCACGGTGAGCCGCCTCACCCGGGGAAAATATATGCAGACCGACTTCGGCATATTTGAACTGAAGTATTTTTTCACCAACGCGGTGACCGGAACCCGGAAAGGCGGCGGAAGCTACGGCAAGGAAGCGGTGAAGGCGATCATGAAGGAAATTCTGGAAGCCGAAGCGGACCGCCATTTGTCGGATCAGAAGATTTCAGACTTGTTGGAAAAACGCGGTATTAAAATCGCACGGCGTACGGTGGCGAAATACCGGAAGGAATTGGATATTTCGTCCTCGTACAATCGCTAA
- the lptB gene encoding LPS export ABC transporter ATP-binding protein, protein MSTLQVSNLQKKYGKKQVLRGIDFSMHKGEVVGLLGPNGAGKTTCFYSIVGFIKPNGGDILLNDHVITNLPMYRRARLGISYLPQEASVFRKLSVEDNIWAIIENRNTLSTTEKRDLLESLLGDLGLQEKRKQPAYTLSGGERRRTEIARSLAIDPHFLLLDEPFAGIDPIAVHEIKNIIRILVDKNIGILITDHNVRDTLEITRRSYIIKDGQIVAEGDKAELLKNRLAREVYLGESFEA, encoded by the coding sequence ATGAGTACACTGCAGGTATCAAATCTACAGAAAAAATACGGAAAGAAGCAGGTTCTCAGGGGAATTGATTTTTCCATGCATAAGGGAGAGGTTGTGGGGCTGCTCGGGCCGAATGGTGCGGGGAAAACCACCTGTTTCTACAGCATAGTGGGGTTTATCAAACCTAACGGCGGCGATATTCTTCTGAATGATCATGTGATCACCAATTTGCCCATGTACCGCAGGGCCCGCCTGGGAATTTCCTATCTTCCCCAGGAAGCTTCCGTATTCCGGAAGCTCAGCGTGGAGGATAATATCTGGGCTATCATCGAGAACAGAAACACCCTCAGTACCACAGAAAAAAGGGATCTTCTGGAATCCCTTCTGGGTGATCTTGGTCTGCAGGAAAAGCGGAAGCAGCCTGCCTACACTCTCTCAGGGGGGGAGCGGCGGCGCACGGAAATTGCCCGGAGTCTGGCCATTGATCCCCATTTTCTGCTGCTGGACGAGCCATTCGCAGGAATTGATCCTATTGCCGTTCATGAGATCAAGAATATCATCCGCATTCTTGTGGATAAAAATATCGGAATTCTCATTACCGACCATAATGTGAGAGACACCCTGGAGATTACCCGCCGTTCATATATTATCAAGGATGGCCAGATTGTGGCTGAAGGCGACAAGGCTGAATTGCTGAAAAACCGACTGGCACGGGAAGTGTATCTTGGGGAGTCTTTTGAAGCCTGA
- a CDS encoding LptA/OstA family protein translates to MRDRTAYALTALIAVLAAGPLFSEPLEATAGFIRSVFAEGSERTVLENDAKVEGETIRIEGESISLSGEENRYIEARGAVKLLDKDSGTEISANVLNYDTETEALVLEGSAEFNDPGEDILVRSTYMEREGALAVFQLDVQIVREDMLAQAEYVRYFEDSGRLELSGFPVVYYQGDEYSAAVITIFTESNEIILEGEVRGQISDPEQDSEGEDSSGSPDASGESGSAAENGSAGENATSGGAALEETGESGDE, encoded by the coding sequence ATGAGAGATAGAACAGCGTACGCCCTTACAGCCCTTATTGCCGTTTTGGCAGCCGGCCCTCTTTTCTCAGAACCGCTGGAAGCCACCGCCGGTTTTATACGCTCGGTGTTTGCCGAAGGCAGCGAGCGCACCGTCCTCGAAAATGATGCAAAGGTTGAAGGGGAGACAATCCGCATAGAGGGTGAAAGTATCAGTCTCAGCGGAGAAGAAAACCGATATATTGAAGCACGGGGTGCAGTGAAGCTCCTGGACAAGGATTCGGGCACGGAGATTTCTGCAAATGTGCTGAATTATGATACGGAAACCGAAGCTCTGGTTCTCGAAGGCAGCGCCGAATTCAATGATCCCGGTGAGGATATTCTTGTTCGTAGCACCTACATGGAACGGGAAGGGGCGCTTGCGGTTTTCCAGCTGGATGTGCAAATTGTCCGGGAAGATATGCTGGCACAGGCGGAGTATGTACGGTACTTTGAAGACAGCGGCAGGCTGGAACTCAGCGGATTTCCTGTGGTGTATTACCAGGGAGACGAGTATTCAGCTGCGGTGATTACGATTTTTACCGAATCAAATGAGATTATTCTTGAGGGTGAAGTCCGGGGACAGATCAGTGATCCGGAACAGGACTCCGAAGGGGAGGATTCTTCCGGAAGTCCTGATGCATCCGGAGAGAGCGGATCTGCCGCAGAGAACGGGTCTGCGGGAGAGAACGCAACTTCCGGCGGCGCAGCCCTAGAAGAAACCGGTGAGAGCGGGGACGAATGA
- the lptC gene encoding LPS export ABC transporter periplasmic protein LptC gives MRSFFPPALPIYVVLSAAMVALLGSCSFDYDQMAMSEEEKQQIPDVSLSNIVERVYEDGNLLLELQSDILRTFEERELQEIEGLSFTQYNEDASVSLQGRAGFASRDLDSEDILLRDGVEIYITDSESRVLGDQFLYSPEQDLIWSPDDEWVELIRDDGSQFRGRGFVVDLLLQELRFDGGGTGRIITGSGDENNRNETSDDEPVGEEERQ, from the coding sequence ATGAGGTCCTTTTTTCCTCCGGCCCTTCCCATCTATGTTGTATTATCAGCCGCCATGGTTGCTCTTCTCGGCTCCTGCAGTTTTGACTATGATCAGATGGCCATGAGTGAAGAGGAGAAACAGCAGATCCCGGATGTTTCCCTGAGTAATATTGTGGAGCGGGTATATGAAGACGGAAATCTGCTTCTTGAGCTTCAGTCGGATATTCTGCGAACCTTTGAGGAACGTGAACTCCAGGAAATTGAAGGATTGAGTTTCACTCAATACAATGAAGATGCATCCGTTTCCCTCCAGGGCAGGGCGGGATTCGCTTCCAGAGATCTGGACAGTGAGGATATTCTGCTGAGAGATGGTGTGGAAATCTATATTACCGACAGCGAATCGAGAGTTCTGGGGGATCAGTTTTTATACAGCCCGGAACAGGATCTGATCTGGAGCCCGGATGATGAATGGGTAGAACTGATTCGTGACGACGGCTCACAATTCAGGGGAAGAGGTTTTGTGGTGGATCTTCTGCTGCAGGAGCTCCGGTTTGACGGAGGCGGCACCGGGCGCATCATCACCGGTTCCGGTGATGAAAATAATCGTAATGAAACAAGCGATGATGAGCCCGTCGGAGAAGAGGAACGGCAATGA